The proteins below come from a single Saccharopolyspora sp. SCSIO 74807 genomic window:
- a CDS encoding low molecular weight protein-tyrosine-phosphatase: MHISFVCTGNICRSPMAALVFGEHLRREGLAGQVEVTSAGTGPWHVGEGADPRTAKVLADHGYPTEHVAAQFDEQHAGADLLLAMDAGHLRVARDEADDPARVRLLRSFDPAADEWAEVPDPYFGGDRGFEDSLAMIEAAMPALLDWVRAHLHDE, translated from the coding sequence TTGCACATCTCCTTCGTCTGCACCGGGAACATCTGCCGCTCGCCGATGGCGGCGCTGGTGTTCGGCGAGCACCTGCGCCGCGAAGGGCTCGCCGGGCAGGTCGAAGTGACCAGCGCGGGCACCGGCCCGTGGCACGTCGGGGAAGGCGCCGATCCGCGCACCGCGAAGGTCCTCGCCGACCACGGCTACCCCACCGAGCACGTCGCCGCGCAGTTCGATGAGCAGCACGCGGGCGCCGATCTGCTGCTGGCGATGGACGCCGGGCACCTGCGGGTGGCGCGGGACGAGGCGGACGATCCGGCGCGGGTGCGGCTGCTGCGCTCCTTCGACCCGGCCGCGGACGAGTGGGCGGAGGTGCCCGATCCGTACTTCGGCGGCGACCGCGGCTTCGAGGACTCGCTGGCGATGATCGAAGCGGCGATGCCCGCCCTGCTCGACTGGGTCCGCGCCCACCTGCACGACGAGTGA